TTGAAATGGTTTGGGGTTAGCTTGGAGCCGTGGGAAACCGAcggtcttttcttcttttttttttactgattcaTAAAGGCGTTGCAATGCGTAGGCTCTAAATAATTAACAAAGGCCCCGTGAACAACCCATGGATGACAGGTCAGTACTGAAAATCTCATAAAAAAATCATGGGCTTACACACACAAGTGGATTGCTATATTTAGGGGCATctagaaagaagagaaaaaaatgcaTGTCATGTTTAATCCACTCACACTGCAGCTGGCTAACACTGCGCTTTCCGGGCCGTGACATTTGTCTGTGTAAATGTAGAGTACTGTTTTAAAATCTATGGCAGCCTGAATTGAGATTTGAAGCTAACTTATTCTTTATCAAAAAACTCTGCAGGTTAGGGTgtccgggtgtccgggtagcgtagcggtctattccgttgcctaccaacacgggggatcactggttcgaatccccgtgtttcctccggcttggtcgggcgtccctacagatgcgattggctgtgtctgcgggtgggaagccggatgtgggtatgtgtcctggtcgctgcactagcacctcctctggttggtcagggcgcctgttccgggggggactggggggaatagcgtgatcttcccacgcgctacatccccctggtgaaactcctcactgtcaggtgaaaagaagcggctggcgactccacatgtatgggaagaggcatgtggtagtctgcagccctccccagatcagcagaggggggtggagcagtgactgggatggctgggaagagtggggtaattggccgggtacaattggggagaaaaaggaagaaaaaagccaccactaaaaaaaaaaaaatggctctATGACAGCCTGAACTGAGATCTTCAGGCCATCTTGATTGCTCTGTTCCTCGTTAAACGTCTGGCTCTAAAAGAGGTATTTAACTTCTCTTTTAAACACAGGGGAAATCCTGACAAGTGTGACATATGGGGAAACACGCCCCTCCACCTGGCAGCTGCCAATGGACACCACAACTGTTTGTCCTTCCTGGTGTCTTTCGGTGCCAACATCTGGTGCCTGGACAACGACTATCACACACCGTTGGACATGGCCGCCACAAAGAACCACATGGACTGCGTCCGCTACCTGGACTCCATCGCTGCCAAGCAGACAGCCCTCAACCCCAAGTTCGTCAGCAAGCTGAAGGACCGGGCGTTTCGTGAAGCCGAGCGGCGGATTAACGagtgcgtgaagctgcagaggaaGCACCGTAAACGTATGGAGCGCAAGTTCCAGAAGGAGTCGTCCGAGGCGTCCGTCTCGGACGCCATGAGCTTTTCCAGTTACACCAGCAGCTCCGTGAGCCGCAAGCTGCGCAGCTTCAACGCAGCCACCGTCAGTGTGCCATACTCTCAGGTTGCTCTCTTTCCACAAACAAGTTCTTATAAAAcctaatggggtttttttttttatatatatgacTTGCCCATGACTCATGACTGTGTTATTTCTCTTTGTAAAGGCTACCCTCCATGCCACAAACCGGGGGAAGACAAAGATCCAGAGGAAGTTGGAAAAGAGGAAACAAGGCGACGGCACCTTCAAGATCTACGAGGATGGAAGAAAGAGCGTCCGCTCCCTTTCTGGCCTCCAGCTGGGCAATGACGTCATGTTTGTCAAACAGGGCACTTACATCAACCCGAAGGACCGTGGCCGCCGCAATATCCGCGACATGTTCCCTGGGGACAACGACGACACCATCTCACGTGCCATCAGTGAGCCAGACCTCCACGGGGCGGACGTGGACTACTCTGAGATAAGCACCGACTCGGGCCATGACTCCCTCTTCAACCGGCCCGGCCTGGGCGCCATGGTGTTCAGGAGGAACTATGTCAGCGGTGGGATGTTTGGCCTTGGTGAGCACAATGAAGCAGGCTCGGCGGGAACCGACCGGACGGGGGAGACTGTGCGCTTACGCAGCAGGCTCCAGCGCTCTCCGA
The nucleotide sequence above comes from Lampris incognitus isolate fLamInc1 chromosome 10, fLamInc1.hap2, whole genome shotgun sequence. Encoded proteins:
- the ush1ga gene encoding pre-mRNA splicing regulator USH1G isoform X2, with protein sequence MDDRYHKAARDGYLDLLKEATRKDLNAPDEDGMTPTLWAAYHGNLDALRLIVGRGGNPDKCDIWGNTPLHLAAANGHHNCLSFLVSFGANIWCLDNDYHTPLDMAATKNHMDCVRYLDSIAAKQTALNPKFVSKLKDRAFREAERRINECVKLQRKHRKRMERKFQKESSEASVSDAMSFSSYTSSSVSRKLRSFNAATVSVPYSQATLHATNRGKTKIQRKLEKRKQGDGTFKIYEDGRKSVRSLSGLQLGNDVMFVKQGTYINPKDRGRRNIRDMFPGDNDDTISRAISEPDLHGADVDYSEISTDSGHDSLFNRPGLGAMVFRRNYVSGGMFGLGEHNEAGSAGTDRTGETVRLRSRLQRSPSLDEDSLGSAHSLQERNVQELPWDEVELGLDDDDELETSPLEVFLATQSMGEFISIFKRERIDLQALLLCSDQDLKSIHIPLGPRKKILDACQRRLETIEDPDCIEDTEL